One segment of Nomascus leucogenys isolate Asia chromosome 20, Asia_NLE_v1, whole genome shotgun sequence DNA contains the following:
- the LOC100581496 gene encoding putative uncharacterized protein encoded by LINC00269, with the protein MTSFPMKPSLSLSIHSFLYHESIFLLLFLFFFSFSFSLSFFFLSFFLSFFLSFSFLPSFLSLSFFFLRQGLTLAPRLECSGTIMVHCSLDLTGSNHPPALASQVAWTRGMHHHAQIIFFLFFVEMGSHYVAQTGLEFLGSSDSPTSASQSAGITSVSHCTQPMFSIKMVLFETMACHVYIILFHHVFK; encoded by the exons ATGACCTCTTTCcccatgaagccttccctgagcctcagtatCCACTCTTTCCTGTACCacgaatccatttttcttttactttttcttttctttttttccttttctttctctctgtctttcttctttctttctttctttctttctttctttctttcttt ttccttccttccttccttcctctctctctctttcttttttttgagacagggtctcactctagcacccaggctggagtgcagtggcacgatcatggttcactgcagccttgacctcacaggctcaaaccatcctcctgcgttagcctcccaagtagcttggaccagaggcatgcaccaccatgcccagataattttttttttattttttgtagagatggggtctcactatgtcgcccaaactggtcttgaattcctgggctcaagcgattctcccacctcagcctcccaaagtgctgggattacaagtgtgagccactgcacccagcccatgttTTCAATAAAGATGGTGCTATTTGAAACTATGGCATGTCAcgtgtatattattttatttcaccatgtGTTTAAGTGA